One stretch of Arachis hypogaea cultivar Tifrunner chromosome 20, arahy.Tifrunner.gnm2.J5K5, whole genome shotgun sequence DNA includes these proteins:
- the LOC112782375 gene encoding GPI mannosyltransferase 1 isoform X3, whose product MASGDSPYKRTTYRYSPLLAFLLIPNSLIHRSWGKFIFSASDLLVGYFIHFILQQRKVPRKLCNYCVMTWLFNPFTFTIGTRGNCEPVVCAMILWIIICLMKGNLLQSAFWYGLIVHFRIYPIIYAIPIVLVLDPNFFPSDRKPILKNWTAAQAERLNDGNCLCSLHNLLKCIFTRKRLMFGLVSAAVFFLFTGLSYYLYGWEFLHEALLYHLTRTDPRHNFSIYFYHIYLHYGYDISVVEKLISFLPQFMVQLVLIFCFAKDLPFCLFAQTVAFVAFNKVITAQYFVWFFCLLPLILPWSKMKLKWDGMLCILSWMGAQVHWLMWGYLLEFKGKNVFLELWVASLVFHAANVFILTLVIRHHRFSSFFLGLEDVKSKNVAKLE is encoded by the exons ATGGCTTCGGGTGATTCCCCTTATAAGAGGACCACATATCGCTATTCCCCCTTGCTTGCATTTCTTCTCATTCCTAATTCATTAATCCATCGATCTTGGGGAAAGTTTATCTTCTCAGCTTCAG ATTTGCTGGTGGGATATTTTATCCATTTTATTCTACAGCAGAGGAAGGTACCCAGAAAACTCTGCAACTATTGTGTCATGACATGGCTCTTCAATCCATTTACTTTCACCATAGGGACACGTGGGAACTGTGAACCTGTTGTTTGTGCCATGATATTGTGGATAATTATCTGTCTTATGAAAG GTAATCTGTTGCAGTCAGCATTTTGGTATGGACTTATTGTCCATTTCAGGATCTATCCCATAATTTATGCCATCCCTATTGTCCTGGTTCTTGATCCAAATTTCTTCCCATCCGATCGGAAACCTATCCTAAAGAACTGGACTGCTGCTCAAGCAGAAAGACTCAATGATGGGAATTGCTTGTGTTCCTTACATAATCTCTTAAAATGCATATTTACAAGGAAGAGGCTGATGTTTGGACTGGTTTCGGCAGCGGTTTTCTTCTTATTCACTGGTTTGTCCTATTATTTATATGGATGGGAATTCCTACATGAGGCACTACTATACCACCTTACTAGAACAGACCCAAGGCACAACTTCTCCATCTATTTCTATCACATCTATCTTCACTATGGTTATGATATTTCAGTGGTGGAGAAGCTTATCTCATTTTTGCCGCAGTTCATGGTGCAGCtggttcttattttctgttttgcaAAGGATTTGCCATTCTGTCTATTTGCTCAGACTGTAGCATTTGTAGCATTCAACAAG GTGATAACTGCACAGTATTTTGTATGGTTCTTTTGCTTGTTGCCTCTGATATTACCATGGAGCAAAATGAAGCTTAAATGGGATGGCATGCTTTGCATTCTTTCATGGATGGGAGCTCAGGTCCATTGGCTAATGTGGGGTTATCTGCTTGAGTTCAAGGGTAAAAACGTATTCTTAGAGCTTTGGGTGGCAAGCTTAGTGTTTCATGCAGCTAATGTTTTCATCCTTACATTGGTTATTCGCCACCATAgattttcttcatttttcctAGGTTTGGAGGATGTCAAGTCCAAAAATGTTGCTAAACTTGAATGA
- the LOC112782375 gene encoding GPI mannosyltransferase 1 isoform X2 → MRSLDFTSLLLFSAIFRVILIIYGEWQDAHMEVNYTDVDYLVFSDAASLMASGDSPYKRTTYRYSPLLAFLLIPNSLIHRSWGKFIFSASDLLVGYFIHFILQQRKVPRKLCNYCVMTWLFNPFTFTIGTRGNCEPVVCAMILWIIICLMKGNLLQSAFWYGLIVHFRIYPIIYAIPIVLVLDPNFFPSDRKPILKNWTAAQAERLNDGNCLCSLHNLLKCIFTRKRLMFGLVSAAVFFLFTGLSYYLYGWEFLHEALLYHLTRTDPRHNFSIYFYHIYLHYGYDISVVEKLISFLPQFMVQLVLIFCFAKDLPFCLFAQTVAFVAFNKVITAQYFVWFFCLLPLILPWSKMKLKWDGMLCILSWMGAQVHWLMWGYLLEFKGKNVFLELWVASLVFHAANVFILTLVIRHHRFSSFFLGLEDVKSKNVAKLE, encoded by the exons ATGCGATCATTGGATTTTACGTCACTGCTTCTATTCTCTGCCATTTTTCgtgttattttaattatatatggaGAGTGGCAAGATGCTCATATGGAGGTTAATTATACCGATGTTGATTACCTAGTATTTTCTGATGCTGCGTCTTTAATGGCTTCGGGTGATTCCCCTTATAAGAGGACCACATATCGCTATTCCCCCTTGCTTGCATTTCTTCTCATTCCTAATTCATTAATCCATCGATCTTGGGGAAAGTTTATCTTCTCAGCTTCAG ATTTGCTGGTGGGATATTTTATCCATTTTATTCTACAGCAGAGGAAGGTACCCAGAAAACTCTGCAACTATTGTGTCATGACATGGCTCTTCAATCCATTTACTTTCACCATAGGGACACGTGGGAACTGTGAACCTGTTGTTTGTGCCATGATATTGTGGATAATTATCTGTCTTATGAAAG GTAATCTGTTGCAGTCAGCATTTTGGTATGGACTTATTGTCCATTTCAGGATCTATCCCATAATTTATGCCATCCCTATTGTCCTGGTTCTTGATCCAAATTTCTTCCCATCCGATCGGAAACCTATCCTAAAGAACTGGACTGCTGCTCAAGCAGAAAGACTCAATGATGGGAATTGCTTGTGTTCCTTACATAATCTCTTAAAATGCATATTTACAAGGAAGAGGCTGATGTTTGGACTGGTTTCGGCAGCGGTTTTCTTCTTATTCACTGGTTTGTCCTATTATTTATATGGATGGGAATTCCTACATGAGGCACTACTATACCACCTTACTAGAACAGACCCAAGGCACAACTTCTCCATCTATTTCTATCACATCTATCTTCACTATGGTTATGATATTTCAGTGGTGGAGAAGCTTATCTCATTTTTGCCGCAGTTCATGGTGCAGCtggttcttattttctgttttgcaAAGGATTTGCCATTCTGTCTATTTGCTCAGACTGTAGCATTTGTAGCATTCAACAAG GTGATAACTGCACAGTATTTTGTATGGTTCTTTTGCTTGTTGCCTCTGATATTACCATGGAGCAAAATGAAGCTTAAATGGGATGGCATGCTTTGCATTCTTTCATGGATGGGAGCTCAGGTCCATTGGCTAATGTGGGGTTATCTGCTTGAGTTCAAGGGTAAAAACGTATTCTTAGAGCTTTGGGTGGCAAGCTTAGTGTTTCATGCAGCTAATGTTTTCATCCTTACATTGGTTATTCGCCACCATAgattttcttcatttttcctAGGTTTGGAGGATGTCAAGTCCAAAAATGTTGCTAAACTTGAATGA
- the LOC112782376 gene encoding uncharacterized protein, with the protein MFKNTFQSGFLSILYSLGSKPLQIWDKEVVNGHIKRPQDEDIQSNVLEIVGSNIQSTYITCPADPAATLGIKLPFLVMIVKNLKKYFTFEIQILDDKNVRRRFRASNFQAVTRVKPYICTMPLRMDDGWNQIQLNLADFTKRAYGTNYMETLRVQVHANCRLRRIYFSDRLYSEEELPPEFKLYLPMQKA; encoded by the exons ATGTTTAAGAACACTTTCCAATCTGGATTTCTCTCCATCTTATACAGCCTTGG gagCAAACCTTTGCAGATATGGGACAAAGAAG TTGTGAATGGACATATAAAGCGACCACAGGATGAAGACATACAATCAAATGTGCTGGAAATAGTTGGATCAAATATTCAGTCGACATACATTACATGCCCAGCTGACCCAGCTGCAACACTTGGCATAAAACTTCCATTCCTTGTTATGATTGTGAAGAATCTAAAGAAGTATTTCACTTTTGAGATTCAAATTTTGGACGATAAGAATGTCAGAAGACGATTTCGAGCATCTAATTTCCAA GCTGTCACTAGAGTTAAGCCATACATTTGCACCATGCCGCTTAGAATGGATGATGGGTGGAATCAAATCCAGTTGAACTTAGCGGACTTCACGAAGAGAGCATATGGCACAAATTATATGGAGACGCTGCGGGTTCAAGTGCATGCAAACTGTCGCCTGAGAAGGATATATTTCTCCGATCGCTTGTATTCTGAAGAGGAACTACCACCAGAATTCAAATTGTACCTTCCGATGCAG AAAGCATGA
- the LOC112782375 gene encoding GPI mannosyltransferase 1 isoform X1, which yields MINLSAMRSLDFTSLLLFSAIFRVILIIYGEWQDAHMEVNYTDVDYLVFSDAASLMASGDSPYKRTTYRYSPLLAFLLIPNSLIHRSWGKFIFSASDLLVGYFIHFILQQRKVPRKLCNYCVMTWLFNPFTFTIGTRGNCEPVVCAMILWIIICLMKGNLLQSAFWYGLIVHFRIYPIIYAIPIVLVLDPNFFPSDRKPILKNWTAAQAERLNDGNCLCSLHNLLKCIFTRKRLMFGLVSAAVFFLFTGLSYYLYGWEFLHEALLYHLTRTDPRHNFSIYFYHIYLHYGYDISVVEKLISFLPQFMVQLVLIFCFAKDLPFCLFAQTVAFVAFNKVITAQYFVWFFCLLPLILPWSKMKLKWDGMLCILSWMGAQVHWLMWGYLLEFKGKNVFLELWVASLVFHAANVFILTLVIRHHRFSSFFLGLEDVKSKNVAKLE from the exons ATGATTAATCTTTCAGCTATGCGATCATTGGATTTTACGTCACTGCTTCTATTCTCTGCCATTTTTCgtgttattttaattatatatggaGAGTGGCAAGATGCTCATATGGAGGTTAATTATACCGATGTTGATTACCTAGTATTTTCTGATGCTGCGTCTTTAATGGCTTCGGGTGATTCCCCTTATAAGAGGACCACATATCGCTATTCCCCCTTGCTTGCATTTCTTCTCATTCCTAATTCATTAATCCATCGATCTTGGGGAAAGTTTATCTTCTCAGCTTCAG ATTTGCTGGTGGGATATTTTATCCATTTTATTCTACAGCAGAGGAAGGTACCCAGAAAACTCTGCAACTATTGTGTCATGACATGGCTCTTCAATCCATTTACTTTCACCATAGGGACACGTGGGAACTGTGAACCTGTTGTTTGTGCCATGATATTGTGGATAATTATCTGTCTTATGAAAG GTAATCTGTTGCAGTCAGCATTTTGGTATGGACTTATTGTCCATTTCAGGATCTATCCCATAATTTATGCCATCCCTATTGTCCTGGTTCTTGATCCAAATTTCTTCCCATCCGATCGGAAACCTATCCTAAAGAACTGGACTGCTGCTCAAGCAGAAAGACTCAATGATGGGAATTGCTTGTGTTCCTTACATAATCTCTTAAAATGCATATTTACAAGGAAGAGGCTGATGTTTGGACTGGTTTCGGCAGCGGTTTTCTTCTTATTCACTGGTTTGTCCTATTATTTATATGGATGGGAATTCCTACATGAGGCACTACTATACCACCTTACTAGAACAGACCCAAGGCACAACTTCTCCATCTATTTCTATCACATCTATCTTCACTATGGTTATGATATTTCAGTGGTGGAGAAGCTTATCTCATTTTTGCCGCAGTTCATGGTGCAGCtggttcttattttctgttttgcaAAGGATTTGCCATTCTGTCTATTTGCTCAGACTGTAGCATTTGTAGCATTCAACAAG GTGATAACTGCACAGTATTTTGTATGGTTCTTTTGCTTGTTGCCTCTGATATTACCATGGAGCAAAATGAAGCTTAAATGGGATGGCATGCTTTGCATTCTTTCATGGATGGGAGCTCAGGTCCATTGGCTAATGTGGGGTTATCTGCTTGAGTTCAAGGGTAAAAACGTATTCTTAGAGCTTTGGGTGGCAAGCTTAGTGTTTCATGCAGCTAATGTTTTCATCCTTACATTGGTTATTCGCCACCATAgattttcttcatttttcctAGGTTTGGAGGATGTCAAGTCCAAAAATGTTGCTAAACTTGAATGA
- the LOC112782713 gene encoding LOW QUALITY PROTEIN: uncharacterized protein (The sequence of the model RefSeq protein was modified relative to this genomic sequence to represent the inferred CDS: deleted 1 base in 1 codon) translates to MDWYYGSDVNDFLVPKDQDLLDRHPSPGCWSNWGVNANEGFNLPKKFVVMDFMDESFDNPFRLESSIHDRFNESLNNQIELESSLQDKDGSSSSSVCGDCLRNLFNKLHFHVISLITSFKIYRDSNRPMIFSCQLQKHTAASNSDDFLDKALPANVLDSYEQSSRDEVLNEQSSLEESILHDLEMVIGQFTEKTRICFRDALYRLARNNEHQHSVQDQEKDVDMKNVMLHMDQNQTMRSQEKIPMESETNCVDRVIANLMFNKMEYNMHGLPMMTSTVSSEQEVTDSNAIYTKNSKASNPAQKFHYPNQQKLPGDGEVPWFEISNQQKDMSSHIEFGNPMKKSFMLEFG, encoded by the exons ATGGATTGGTACTACGGGAGTGATGTTAATGATTTTCTTGTTCCGAAAGATCAGGATTTATTGGATAGGCATCCTTCACCAGGCTGTTGGTCAAACTGGGGAGTAAATGCAAATGAAGGTTTTAATTTGCCGAAAAAGTTTGTTGTCATGGATTTCATGGACGAAAGTTTCGATAACCCGTTCAGGCTTGAATCATCGATTCATGATCGGTTCAATGAAAGTTTGAATAATCAAATTGAGCTTGAATCATCTCTACAAGACAAAGATGGGTCTAGCAGTTCAAGTGTATGTGGC GATTGCCTGAGAAATCTTTTCAACAAACTGCACTTTCATGTGATCAGCCTAATCACCAGCTTCAAGATCTACCGAGATTCAAACAGACCGATGATATTTTCTT GTCAACTGCAGAAACACACTGCAGCTTCAAATTCTGATGATTTCCTTGATAAG GCACTGCCAGCCAACGTCTTAGACTCTTATGAGCAATCCAGCAGGGACGAGGTCTTGAACGAGCAGTCATCGCTTGAGGAGTCTATACTGCATGATCTCGAGATGGTGATTGGGCAG TTCACTGAAAAGACCCGTATTTGCTTCCGAGATGCTCTATACCGTCTTGCCCGAAATAATGAACATCAGCATTCAGTGCAAGACCAGGAAAAAGATGTTGACATGAAAAATGTAATGCTACATATGGATCAAAATCAAACAATGAG GTCTCAGGAAAAGATTCCGATGGAATCTGAGACAAACTGCGTTGACAGGGTGATTGCGAATCTTATGTTCAACAAGATGGAGTATAACATGCATGGTCTTCCTATGATGACATCAACCGTAAGCTCCGAGCAAGAAGTGACTGACAGCAATGCTATATACactaaaaactcaaaagcctcAAATCCTGCGCAGAAGTTTCACTATCCCAACCAACAAAAACTACCAGGAGACGGCGAGGTTCCGTGGTTTGAAATAAGTAACCAACAGAAAGACATGAGTTCACATATTGAATTTGGAAATCCTATGAAGAAGTCTTTCATGCTAGAGTTTGGTTAG
- the LOC112782373 gene encoding putative pentatricopeptide repeat-containing protein At1g56570 yields the protein MMTGTRKLLSPTHFRPIPTIVHNSLADDTQLNSIAPFCPKDISGLATDLIKSYFDKGSIEEAGMLFDEMSHRDVVTWTAMITGYNSCNHHGRAWSVFCEMLRYGTRSNEFTLSAVLKTCKGLSALLCGKLVHGLAIKNGTQGSFIYVDNALMDVYATCCSSMDSARMVFESILNKNAVSWTTLIAGYTHRGDAYGGLRAFRQMLLEEGELSPFSFSIAVRACASTGLGNLGKQVHAAVINHGFESNLPVMNSILDMYFKSCSACEAKQLFFEMSQKDTITWNTLIAGFETLDPKQSFCIFSQMVSEGFSPNCFTFTSVVAACGNLAFLYCGQQLHGGIFRRGFNNNLALSNALIDMYGKCGNITDSHKIFSQMPCKNLVSWTSMMIGYGAHGHGKEATKLFNEMVRSGIKPDRIVFMAVLSACSHAGLVDEGLRYFRLLTRFYNVAPDQEIYGCVVDLLGRAGRVKEAYQLIENMPFKPDESIWVALLGACKAHKQRSIGKLAASRVLEMKPNRAGTYVLLSNFFAAEGNWTGVACLRKLMRGIKNKKEAGMSWIELKNQVYSFVVGGEFVSSNEQIVEVLEVLIMHMKDFGYTLDLDCFVHDQENEV from the exons ATGATGACTGGTACTAGGAAGTTACTGTCCCCAACCCATTTCCGGCCCATCCCCACCATTGTCCATAACTCTCTTGCCGATGACACCCAATTGAATTCTATTGCACCGTTTTGCCCCAAAGACATCTCCGGTTTAGCCACTGATCTCATCAAATCATATTTTGATAAGGGGTCCATTGAAGAAGCAGGCAtgctgtttgatgaaatgtcacaTAGAGATGTTGTCACTTGGACTGCTATGATTACTGGCTACAATTCTTGCAACCACCATGGTCGTGCGTGGAGCGTGTTCTGTGAGATGTTGAGATACGGGACGCGGTCTAACGAGTTCACCTTGTCAGCAGTTTTGAAGACATGTAAGGGGCTGAGTGCGCTTTTGTGTGGGAAGTTGGTTCATGGGTTGGCTATAAAGAATGGTACTCAAGGGTCATTCATATATGTTGATAATGCGCTAATGGATGTGTATGCCACTTGCTGTAGTAGCATGGACAGTGCAAGAATGGTTTTTGAGAGTATCCTTAATAAGAATGCTGTCTCATGGACAACTTTGATAGCTGGATATACTCATAGAGGAGATGCTTATGGTGGCCTTCGAGCTTTCCGCCAAATGCTTCTG GAGGAAGGAGAGCTGAGCCCCTTCAGCTTTTCAATTGCTGTTAGAGCTTGTGCATCTACTGGCTTGGGTAATTTGGGCAAGCAGGTACATGCTGCAGTGATTAATCATGGATTTGAGTCCAATCTTCCTGTCATGAATTCTATACTGgacatgtatttcaagtcttgTTCAGCATGCGAGGCAAAGCAATTATTCTTTGAAATGAGTCAGAAAGATACTATCACATGGAATACCTTGATAGCTGGTTTTGAGACATTGGATCCTAAACAATCATTCTGCATCTTTTCTCAAATGGTATCTGAAGGTTTTAGTCCAAATTGCTTCACATTCACCAGTGTGGTAGCTGCATGTGGTAACTTAGCGTTTCTGTATTGTGGGCAGCAGCTTCATGGGGGAATTTTTCGTAGAGGCTTCAATAACAACTTGGCATTATCCAATGCCCTTATTGACATGTATGGAAAGTGTGGAAACATAACAGATTCACATAAAATATTTAGCCAAATGCCATGCAAAAATTTGGTCTCCTGGACTTCCATGATGATTGGATACGGGGCTCATGGGCATGGAAAAGAAGCTACTAAATTATTCAATGAGATGGTCAGATCAGGTATTAAACCTGATAGGATAGTGTTCATGGCAGTTCTGAGTGCTTGTAGCCATGCCGGACTAGTGGATGAGGGCCTGAGATATTTTAGACTATTGACAAGATTTTATAATGTTGCACCCGATCAAGAGATATATGGATGTGTAGTCGATCTGCTTGGGCGTGCTGGTAGAGTAAAGGAAGCTTATCAACTAATAGAGAATATGCCTTTTAAGCCGGATGAATCTATATGGGTTGCCCTTCTTGGGGCTTGTAAAGCTCATAAACAACGAAGTATAGGCAAACTGGCAGCTTCAAGGGTGTTGGAAATGAAGCCAAATAGGGCAGGAACTTATGtgcttttatcaaatttttttgcTGCTGAAGGTAACTGGACTGGTGTTGCCTGCTTAAGGAAGCTTATGAGAGgtattaaaaataagaaagaggCAGGGATGAGCTGGATTGAATTGAAAAACCAGGTTTACAGTTTTGTTGTTGGAGGTGAATTTGTTTCTTCAAATGAGCAGATTGTTGAAGTTTTGGAAGTATTGATTATGCATATGAAAGATTTTGGATATACACTTGACTTAGATTGCTTTGTACATGACCAAGAAAATGAGGTTTGA